aaaaaaaaaaaaaaaaatgcaattctgGGGGATGCTTGGTCTCTTGGGCCGTTTCTGCTTGCTGCAGATTGGCATAGACTCACCCAGATGTTCAGAGTGGTTACTCAGTTGCAAGTTAACTACCAATTTGGGGAACTTATTGAACTTCTAGAGTTTAGAGATGGAATTCCATATGAGTTTTATGATATTCCATAGTATCTAAACTTATTTCGGGGGAAACCTCCAAATAATTTAAATCCACAAATATGCTATACGTCTTATAAAATGTTGAGAGTGAGAAATTAACTGGAAattgctaaaattacaaaaaagaagCTTTTACATTTTGAacattgttttttgtgttttttttgtttttgtgagacgaagtcttactctgttgcccaggctggagtgcaatggcgtgatctcagctcactgcaacctctgcctctcggttcaagtgattctcctgcccaagcctcccaagtagggacTGCAgacgtccaccaccacgcctggctatttttgtatttttaatagagacggggttttaccatgttgtccaggctggtctcgaacttctgacctcaggtgatccacctgcctcagtctcccaaagtgctgggattacaggcgagagccattgtgcccagcctgaatattggtttttttttttaatttttaaggaaatataGTATCGTGACTTGCTATTTATGTGTAAAAATATCTTGTCACATAACTAAAATAACTGAATACAGGTTCTAGACCTTTCAGCTCTTACAACGCTGAGTTTGTTGTATGTGTGTGCTGACCCACCTCTGCAGAAAACCTAGGGTAGTTCAACCTCTGTTTAAATTCTGTTAGAGATGCTAATATCTCTGTATCGGCTCAACATGAAGCTAAGTGCTGCTGAGTCCTCTGTGAGCTGAGGCTACACGGGGATCCCACTTGCATAGCATGTGAGTGTCAGCGAGGGGGCAGCATTTGCAGTCGTGTACCTGTGAGGCAGCCAGGCCCCCGAGGTGGAGAAGTCTTCCAGGTACTTGTCCCATTGCTCCATTATTCCATACATGTTGGGCTGCAGTAATGGGATGCTTATGCTCTCTTCCCACCCTTCTCCGTCTCGCTGGACACCGTGTGCACTGTAATTATACACAACccctgcaaatcaaaaccaaagtcATGTGGAGCCTCAAGGAAACACACACCTCTGTGAAAAAGAGACATCAGAAAATGACGGTAGTCATGTGGTAACTTTACATAACATAAATCCAGGGGGGAGGTTCTAGAATCTTCCATCCACCTAATGAGATTTAGATTTGCCTACAGTCATGGAGGGATTTTTGTAGCCTTCCCTGTTATCAGCAATCATTTCCTTGAGAGAAACCCAGTTCTAGCTCTACCTGCTGTTCAGGGCTGTGAAGTTGCCCCCAGGAAACAGAGACAATGATAGGCACCAGGATCATCATCTCCAATATTTTTATTGAAGTTCTGTATTTACCAGTGGGTCAATCTTGTTTCCTTAAATCAGGAATAAATTTCCACCTGCTAAAGATGGTGGTAAGTATGACTGTTCTTGTGGGTAACTAAGTTCAGAACCGTTCTGGGTTTCTGATCACAGTATCagtttctcttgcctcagcggGTAAGGAAAGGCTGTTATTAGACTTCACCTGTGAGGCCTGGGTAGGTGCCTCACCTGCCTCACCATATCCAGGCTACACATCCTGCAGGTGGCTCCACCCAGGCCCTTTTCCTGCAGACAAGAAAGCTTCTGGCTGAAGGGTTGCACACTGCCCTCAGAGCTATAGGTGGCCAAAGGAAGTTTTGTTTAATCTTcactttccttaaaaaaaaaaaacaaaaaaacactgcagGCCCCACCACATCCTGCTTTACTCCTGACGTCCCTAGAATGTGGGGACCCAGTGGTAGTCGGCTGAGCATAGGATTGGAAGTCAGAGGGCCTGGTTCCAAATTCTGGTTCAGACACAAGATGGGAGGTCTTGGGCAAGTCAATCTCACTGGACatctatttcttcctcttttaaaaaccaataaaaaatgTACAGGTTTGTGAGGCTCTTCACTGAGAAAATATTAAAgagctttcaaatattttgtattgttagtgaTAATTTGCCATAAAGTCAAATATTTCTCATTTGGGGGCAATGCCCACCTCATGGTGCAGTACGAGAACGCAGTGAACAATGGAATCACTTATTAGATGTTGCCATAATCAAATCTCCACAAATACTGCTTTCCTTTTGCTGGGTAGTAGGGGTTTTTTAAGCTACAAAACTGCGCTTACCATTTGTGTTAGTTATTCCAACATGAAGATCAGACCTTCCATCATACTCCCTGAAAGAAacaaggtttgtttttttctggtttgcAGGTATTTGGCATGAAGAATTGGCATTTAAAGTAGGAggaggccgagcacagtggctcagacctgtaatcccagcactttgggaggccaaggcaggcagatcacttgaggccaggagtttgagaccagcctggccaacatggcgagaccccatctctactaaaaatacaaaaattagccaggtgtgttagtgtgcatctgtgatcccagctactcgggaggttgaggcacaagaatagcttgaacccgggaggtggagattgcagtgagccaagatcgcaccactgcactccaccctgggggatagagcgagagtctgtccaagaaaataaatagagccagctggatgcagtggctcacgcctgtaatctcagcactttgggaggctgaggtgggaggatcttttgaggccaggagttcgagaccagcctggaaaacattgcgaaacctcgtctctactaaacaataaaatacaaaaattagcggggcatggtggagggcacctgtaatcccagctactcggatgactgagacacaagaatcgcttgaacctgggaggcggaggtggcagtgagccgagatttgcaccactgcactccaccctgggcaacagagtaagaccctgtctcaaaaaaaaaagtaaacaatgacaattttaatctttgttttacagataaggaaccaGAGATACCTGGAGCTGGTTAAAAGAACCAGGATAGGAATCAGGGGCTTTATGACGCCAGAGCCTGTAATGTCCTTTCTGCATTGGCTGCCTCCCTGAGCAAGGCCCAGGGATGCTGTCTATTTAGCACCTAACAGTATGACCAAAACCTTTTACATACTTtggttcatttaatcctcatagggACCAGAAGGAAATTAAGGAAGTTAGTAGGCAGGAAGGTGAGTAGTCAACTCCCATTTTCTTATTCGAAACCAGCACTCTTGAGGGGACAGGAAGTTAGGAGGGTAAACTCTAGGGAGCATTAGACTAATGATACGCAGGAGCTGAACATATTTCCTAAAGCATACACCAACATTCTATGACCCATGCTCACCTAAAGCCTGGCTTATGCTGGGCCGATCCTAATCCTATTGGTAAACTCCACGGGgacaataaaatataaacctggcggggcacggtggctgacgcctgtaatcccaccactctgggaggctgaggcaggtggatcacctgaggtcaggagtttgagcccagcctggccaacatggtgaaaccccatctctactaaaaatacaaaaattagccgggtgtggtggtgggcgcctgtaatcccagctactcgggagcctgaggcagactcccgaaaatcgcttgaacccgggaggtgggaggttgcagtaagctgagacaccattgcactccagcctgggcaacaagagcgggggggaaaaaaaaggtataatcctttcttttgctttctaatTCATCCTTTTTGTTCATGCCAGCGCTCTCAGCAAGAGAGAACTGAATTTGTTCTTAAAGCCAGGTGGTGTCTACAGTGGAAACAGATCAGTTCTAGTCTTCAGTTTAATTTGCCTCCATGCAAAATAGTCTGCAAGTGCCCGTTCATCGGGCCCTGTAGGTTGTACCTGTTTGTCACTGAAACTACAAATTAACTGACAGTAAAGGTATTATTTAGATAAGATTAGCTGCTGGGTCATTTTCCTGGTTAGCCTCTGAGCAcatatttttctctctgaaaatcATATGAGCAGGTTTACTCTTCATATATTCCACATGTATTCTTGCACTTGTTACTGCAGGAACATATGCACACCATCTGTTTTTATGAAGCCAGTAGGCCTGCATCTCAGGATTTAAGGCCAAAGCACCGAAAAAATTGTCCACCAAACCTCACACATTATGTATTAAGAAAAGGAAACTTTAGTGactaaaacagaaggaaaagttTGCACAATGCAATTTAACACTTTAAAAAACACTGTACCTAAGAAATGTCCCCTGAGTTGGTCTGAGGAGGAATGAACATTTTTCTTGATGTCCATTAGTAAATGGATTAGCGATGCTAACAGGTGCGTCCTCCAGCTTCCTCGAGCCCAGGTCCTGCTGGCAGAGAGGGCAGCACTGGGGCACACTGAAGCTGTAGATGTATTTCTCACAGTGGTTGAATTTAATTAaagccttcccagcctctgcGCAGTGCATAGCTTTCGCCTCCTGGAATGCTAGGGGAGGTTTCCGGAGACTTCCTTTTCCTCATTATACACCTGGCGAATGCACAGCGCCCCAAGGAACCTGATCAATGGTGATGTCATCCTGACTGATGGCTTCAGAAGCCAAACCAGATAGGATTAACCAGTAGCCAGGCCTCCCCATAGACTGTATCTTAAAGAGCtagtttctatttgtttatttccaTTGTTTATGGTAACTGATAACTGCCAGCTCTTATTCATCCTTTAAAGCCTCACTTTTCTGTGGAAGTTTTCTCAGCTTCCCCCAGTCTTCCCTTGCAGTGGCAGCGCTGGATTCATATTTCCGTCagaactcttatttatttatttagagacagggtctcactctgtcacccaagctagagtgcagtggcacgatcttggcttactgcaacctccacccccaggttcaagtgattctccccactcagcctccccaagtagctgggactacagacacacgccactaTACCCAActaattgttgtgttttttggtagagatgggggtttcaccatgttggccaggctggacttgaagaGGCCTTCCTCGGCCTCAcgaagagctggaattacaggcatgagccactgcaccaagcctaGAACTGTTATTTAATCATTTAGTTTTGTTTCTCCCGTTAGTCTGTGAGCTTCTTGAAATTGGAGACCTTTACTTTTGTGTTCCCAGAATTGGTTAGATCATTTGTTGTTGCATAAATAAATCCTTATTTAAGGCtattttattttgacattttatattataaaagtaattttgcttataaaaaaattaacatccaGAATGTTCtggggatttttttaaatagttaacaGCCCTGTTAGAAATAAGGATAGTGGTTACAGGAGGGAGATACTGACTGGGAGAGGACAGAGGTGGTTTCTCGGGTCCAGGGCTGTTGTGACTCATCTGGGTGTTAATAATATGGGAGTATTCCATTTGTGAAAAATCATCAAGCTGTGCATTttattatatgcagtatataatttttcaattttaaaataattttttaaattttttatttttgtgggtacataatgggtgtatatatttaaagggtatgtgggatttttttttttttttttttgagacagagtctcactcttgtcgccaggctggagtgcagtggtgtgatctcggctcactgcaacctccgcctcctgggttcaagtaattctcctgcctcagcctcctgagtagctgggattacaggtgcccaccaccacacccagctaatttttgtacttttagtagaaatggggtttcatcatgtcggccaggctggtctcgaactcctgacctcaggtgatcctcctgcctcagcctcccaaagtgctgggattacaggtgtgagccaccgcacccagcctacatgggatattttgatacaggcatacaatgtgcaataatcacatcagggtagaTGGGg
This region of Gorilla gorilla gorilla isolate KB3781 chromosome 2, NHGRI_mGorGor1-v2.1_pri, whole genome shotgun sequence genomic DNA includes:
- the MKRN2OS gene encoding MKRN2 opposite strand protein isoform X2, encoding MHCAEAGKALIKFNHCEKYIYSFSVPQCCPLCQQDLGSRKLEDAPVSIANPFTNGHQEKCSFLLRPTQGTFLREYDGRSDLHVGITNTNGVVYNYSAHGVQRDGEGWEESISIPLLQPNMYGIMEQWDKYLEDFSTSGAWLPHRYEDNHHNCYSYALTFINCVLMAEGRQQRDKSEFTEKYVVPRTRLASKFIILYRAIREHGFYVTDCPQQEAQPPEGGDLC